In one window of Nocardiopsis aegyptia DNA:
- a CDS encoding glycosyltransferase, whose amino-acid sequence MTEQTTTEVQTPDDSDHPDVVVSLGTDHHSFDRLVRWMDDYARRHRDLRVLVQHGHSTAPRKADGTPFLPGEDLGELMRRARVVVTHGGPGTILQARGTGHLPIVVPRDPELDEHVDDHQLLFVQRLEDTERVRSCTTPQQLAGFIDRALASPEEFRVNEDREDGPERAALRAGALIDLLTAPAGAASSPGPGAAEDTDTAGPGAAGSADTAAEGPAGARTWPDVTVVVPTRDRPELLRRTLEAVHDQDYPGRITTIVVFDNDQPDPALARDGGERPVRVVTNSMTPGLAGARNTGVLAADTDLVAFCDDDDTWLPGKLTAQVEVMLAEPDTEMVCCGIRVVYDRVQAERVLDRTSVTFADLLRSRLTELHPSTFLIRRRAMIDGCGTVSEEIPGSYAEDYELLLRLARRAPIRNIPEPGVRVLWHRRSYFSGRWQTIATALRWLLERYPEFRLVPRGYARVSGQIAFAEASAGRRGAALRWIGRTLWRRPAEGRAALALLVVCGVPPAWILRLLHLRGKGV is encoded by the coding sequence GTGACCGAACAGACCACGACCGAGGTTCAGACGCCCGACGACAGCGACCACCCCGACGTGGTGGTGAGCCTGGGGACGGACCACCACTCGTTCGACCGCCTGGTGCGGTGGATGGACGACTACGCCCGCCGCCACCGCGACCTGCGCGTACTCGTCCAGCACGGGCACAGCACGGCACCGAGGAAGGCCGACGGGACACCGTTCCTGCCCGGCGAGGACCTGGGCGAGCTGATGCGCCGTGCGCGCGTCGTGGTCACCCACGGCGGGCCGGGGACCATCCTCCAGGCGCGCGGGACCGGCCACCTGCCGATCGTGGTCCCCCGGGACCCCGAGCTGGACGAGCACGTGGACGACCACCAGCTCCTGTTCGTGCAGCGCCTGGAGGACACCGAGCGGGTGCGCTCGTGCACCACCCCGCAGCAGCTCGCCGGGTTCATCGACCGGGCGCTGGCCTCCCCGGAGGAGTTCCGCGTGAACGAGGACCGCGAGGACGGCCCCGAGCGGGCCGCCCTGCGCGCGGGCGCCCTCATCGACCTGCTGACCGCTCCCGCCGGCGCCGCGTCCTCCCCCGGGCCGGGCGCCGCCGAGGACACGGACACCGCCGGGCCGGGCGCCGCAGGAAGCGCGGACACCGCGGCGGAGGGTCCCGCCGGCGCCCGGACGTGGCCGGACGTGACCGTGGTCGTGCCCACCCGTGACCGCCCCGAACTGCTGCGCCGCACTTTGGAGGCCGTGCACGACCAGGACTACCCGGGCCGCATCACCACGATCGTGGTGTTCGACAACGACCAGCCCGACCCCGCGCTGGCCCGCGACGGGGGCGAGCGGCCGGTGCGGGTGGTCACGAACTCGATGACGCCGGGGCTGGCGGGCGCCCGCAACACGGGCGTACTGGCCGCCGACACCGACCTGGTGGCCTTCTGCGACGACGACGACACCTGGCTGCCCGGCAAGCTCACCGCCCAGGTCGAGGTCATGCTGGCCGAGCCCGACACCGAGATGGTGTGCTGCGGCATCCGGGTGGTCTACGACCGCGTCCAGGCGGAGCGGGTGCTGGACCGCACCAGCGTCACGTTCGCGGACCTGCTGCGGTCGCGTCTGACCGAGCTGCACCCGTCCACGTTCCTCATCCGCCGCCGGGCGATGATCGACGGCTGCGGGACCGTCAGCGAGGAGATCCCCGGCAGCTACGCCGAGGACTACGAGCTGCTGCTGCGCCTGGCCAGGCGGGCGCCCATCCGCAACATCCCCGAACCGGGCGTGCGGGTCCTGTGGCACCGCCGCTCCTACTTCTCCGGGCGCTGGCAGACCATCGCGACCGCGCTGCGCTGGTTGCTGGAGCGCTACCCCGAGTTCCGGCTCGTCCCGCGCGGCTACGCGCGCGTGAGCGGGCAGATCGCCTTCGCGGAGGCCTCGGCGGGCCGCAGGGGCGCGGCGCTGCGGTGGATCGGCCGGACGCTGTGGCGCCGGCCCGCGGAGGGGCGCGCGGCGCTGGCCCTGCTGGTCGTGTGCGGGGTGCCGCCCGCGTGGATCCTGCGCCTCCTGCACCTGCGCGGCAAGGGCGTCTAG
- a CDS encoding glycosyltransferase family 28 protein — translation MFDRPVLLVASSGGHLAQLCSLRPWWRDRKRVWVTFRTPDAESALDGEEVRWAHHPTTRHIGNLLRNTWLALRVLHRLRPCAVVTTGAGVALPFFVLAWVLRIPTVYIEVYDRIDTPTLTARLCRPFTRLSLAQWEEQRSFMPSAITVGPLL, via the coding sequence ATGTTCGATCGACCGGTTCTCCTGGTGGCGTCCAGCGGGGGCCATCTCGCCCAGCTGTGCTCGCTCCGTCCCTGGTGGCGGGACAGGAAGCGTGTGTGGGTGACCTTCCGCACTCCGGACGCCGAGTCCGCGCTGGACGGCGAGGAGGTGCGCTGGGCCCACCACCCCACCACCCGCCACATCGGCAACCTGCTCCGCAACACCTGGCTGGCGCTGCGGGTCCTGCACCGGCTCCGGCCGTGCGCGGTGGTCACCACCGGCGCCGGGGTGGCCCTGCCGTTCTTCGTGCTGGCCTGGGTGCTGCGGATCCCGACGGTCTACATCGAGGTCTACGACCGCATCGACACCCCCACCCTCACCGCCCGTCTGTGCCGCCCCTTCACCCGGCTGTCCCTCGCCCAGTGGGAGGAGCAGCGCTCGTTCATGCCCAGCGCCATCACGGTAGGACCGCTCCTGTGA
- a CDS encoding lipopolysaccharide biosynthesis protein, protein MATVTTAADGGSHALRRVLRGGVVNLVGTAVGAVLNLALIVMITRALSQETAGLLFAATSVFMVAAAVANVGAPDGLVYFIARMRVFGRADGVARLLRLAMGPTVAAACLLGLVLLVFAEPMAQALGTDEAATYLRLLALFLPFAVLTDTALAATRAHHDMSGTAVVEKVGRPLAQVVLVGAVALSGAGGLLALSWAGPYLPAAVVAWFWLGRVLRRAAPDATTGAQGVAGTAEATGASAVPGRVLDGSLDVTPRAFWTFALPRAVAGVAQMGIQRGGVILVAMLNGLAGAAVFTAATRVMAVGQFGTQAVLDAAQPRFAEQIATGDHAGVRGLYQVATGWLVCLTWPLYLGALVFAPEVMRLFGPEYRLGAAALVVVCAGQLAASVLGMGDLILAMTGRTGLNLLNNVLALVANVLACLVLVPALGATGAATALVGAVILRRVLPLWQLRTLVVLHPFSRPVMTAAASALVWFAALPALLTWVMGTGLPTLATAACLGALGHLATVWYLRGPLELCPGR, encoded by the coding sequence ATGGCGACGGTGACCACCGCGGCGGACGGCGGGTCGCACGCCCTGCGGCGCGTCCTGCGCGGCGGTGTCGTCAACCTCGTGGGCACGGCCGTGGGCGCGGTCCTCAACCTCGCCCTCATCGTGATGATCACGCGCGCCCTCTCCCAGGAGACGGCCGGGCTGCTGTTCGCGGCGACGTCGGTGTTCATGGTCGCGGCGGCGGTCGCGAACGTGGGCGCGCCGGACGGGCTCGTGTACTTCATCGCGCGCATGCGGGTGTTCGGGCGCGCCGACGGGGTGGCGCGGCTGCTGCGCCTGGCCATGGGTCCCACGGTGGCCGCCGCGTGCCTGTTGGGGCTGGTACTGCTGGTGTTCGCCGAGCCGATGGCACAGGCGTTGGGCACCGACGAGGCCGCCACGTACCTGCGGCTGCTGGCCCTGTTCCTGCCGTTCGCGGTGCTGACGGACACGGCGCTGGCGGCGACGCGCGCCCACCACGACATGTCGGGGACGGCGGTCGTGGAGAAGGTGGGCCGGCCGCTGGCGCAGGTGGTGCTGGTGGGGGCGGTGGCCCTGAGCGGTGCGGGCGGGCTGCTGGCCCTGTCATGGGCGGGGCCGTACCTGCCCGCGGCGGTGGTGGCGTGGTTCTGGCTGGGTCGCGTCCTGCGCCGAGCGGCGCCGGACGCGACGACCGGAGCGCAGGGGGTGGCCGGAACGGCCGAGGCGACCGGGGCGAGCGCCGTACCGGGCCGCGTGCTGGACGGCTCACTCGACGTGACCCCGCGCGCGTTCTGGACCTTCGCGCTGCCCAGGGCGGTGGCCGGGGTGGCGCAGATGGGGATCCAGCGCGGCGGCGTGATCCTGGTGGCGATGCTCAACGGTCTGGCGGGCGCCGCCGTGTTCACCGCGGCGACGCGGGTGATGGCGGTGGGCCAGTTCGGTACGCAGGCGGTGCTGGACGCGGCGCAGCCCCGGTTCGCCGAGCAGATCGCCACCGGCGACCACGCCGGTGTGCGCGGGCTGTACCAGGTGGCGACGGGGTGGCTGGTCTGCCTGACCTGGCCGCTGTACCTGGGCGCCCTGGTGTTCGCGCCCGAGGTGATGCGGCTGTTCGGGCCGGAGTACCGGCTGGGCGCGGCGGCCCTGGTGGTGGTGTGCGCCGGCCAGCTGGCGGCCTCGGTGCTGGGGATGGGCGACCTCATCCTCGCGATGACGGGCCGCACCGGCCTCAACCTGCTGAACAACGTGCTGGCCCTGGTGGCCAACGTCCTGGCGTGCCTGGTCCTGGTGCCCGCACTGGGCGCGACGGGGGCCGCGACCGCCCTGGTCGGAGCGGTGATCCTGCGCCGGGTGCTGCCGCTGTGGCAGCTGCGGACCCTGGTGGTGCTGCATCCGTTCAGTCGCCCGGTGATGACGGCGGCCGCCTCCGCGCTGGTGTGGTTCGCCGCCCTGCCGGCACTGCTGACGTGGGTCATGGGCACCGGTCTGCCGACACTGGCCACGGCGGCGTGTCTGGGAGCCCTGGGGCACCTGGCGACGGTGTGGTACCTGCGCGGTCCGCTGGAGCTGTGTCCGGGCCGGTGA
- a CDS encoding sulfotransferase domain-containing protein, with translation MPRDPSPVPLRRLAERGRRALLPLSDGWGSATARARALPDFLICGAQRAGTTSLFKALAQHPAATGPTLRKGVHFFDTGYRDDLDRYRAHFPTRTRLRARGGRPRVRVFESSPYYLFHPLAAERIARDLPWVRVVVILRDPVERAYSAHAHESARGFEDQPFEKALELEPQRLAGEEERLAADPAYRSHSHQHHAYTARGRYVDQLVRMERHLGRDRVHVVDHADLFDGTPRALAEIERFVGLRPGPERSPGRHNARVRDRMPESLRDELAARFADSDARLAEWWGRTPSWRR, from the coding sequence ATGCCCAGGGACCCCTCCCCTGTCCCCCTCCGGCGCCTCGCCGAGCGGGGACGCCGTGCCCTGCTGCCCCTGTCCGACGGGTGGGGGTCGGCGACCGCCCGGGCCCGCGCGCTGCCCGACTTCCTCATCTGCGGCGCTCAGCGCGCGGGCACGACCTCGCTGTTCAAGGCGCTGGCCCAGCACCCCGCCGCCACCGGACCCACCCTGCGCAAGGGGGTGCACTTCTTCGACACGGGCTACCGGGACGACCTCGACCGCTACCGTGCCCACTTCCCGACGCGGACACGGCTGCGCGCCCGCGGCGGGCGGCCACGGGTGCGGGTGTTCGAGTCCAGCCCCTACTACCTGTTCCACCCCCTGGCCGCCGAGCGGATCGCCCGCGACCTGCCCTGGGTGCGGGTCGTGGTGATCCTGCGCGACCCGGTGGAGCGCGCCTACTCCGCGCACGCCCATGAGAGTGCCCGCGGGTTCGAGGACCAGCCGTTCGAGAAGGCGCTGGAGCTGGAGCCCCAGCGGCTGGCGGGAGAGGAGGAGCGGCTGGCGGCGGACCCCGCCTACCGCTCCCACTCCCACCAGCACCACGCGTACACGGCGCGCGGCCGGTACGTCGACCAGCTCGTCCGGATGGAACGGCACCTGGGCCGGGACCGCGTGCACGTGGTGGACCACGCCGACCTGTTCGACGGCACCCCGCGCGCCCTGGCGGAGATCGAGCGCTTCGTGGGCCTGCGGCCCGGGCCGGAGCGGAGCCCGGGGCGGCACAACGCGCGCGTGCGGGACCGGATGCCCGAGTCCCTGCGCGACGAACTCGCCGCCCGGTTCGCCGACAGCGACGCCCGCCTGGCCGAGTGGTGGGGTCGGACGCCGTCATGGCGACGGTGA